The Oryzihumus leptocrescens sequence GTTCGTCACGGCGATCGTGGCCACGCTGGACCTCAGCCCCCGCTAGGGCGGGGTGAGGGCCTCCCGTCCTAACGGACGAGGTCGCGTCACCACAGCGGCGGAACCGGTCCCGCCGCAAGGGGACAAGCGTGAGGTGTCCGACCTGTCCGGCCCTCGCTGCGAGGAAGAAGGTCCCCTCATGGCAGCAGCGTCCCAGCACCGGTAGCGACGCCGTGCTGGTGGAGGAGCCGGCCCGGGAGCACCGGGCCGGCGCGCGGATGAGTGCCCTGTCCGGGCTCGTGTTCGCGGTCCTGCTCGTCGTCGCCCTGGTGCTGGTCCGTCAGGGCCCGGGCCTCGGCGTGCCGGACAGCACCTACACCCGGTTCTACGCCGACGGCCACGGCAGCGTGCTGGTGACCGCCGGCCTGTATGTCGTGCCGTTCGCCGGGATCGCCTTCCTGTGGCACGTCAGCGCCACCCGCACCCTGATCGACGAGCTGGATACGGGCTGGTCTTCGTCTTCGGCGTGCGCGCCGCGGGGATGTACATCATCGCGACCACCCGCCTGGCCCGCGCGCGCGAGCTGCTGCCGCGCTGGCTGGCGGTGGTGAGCTACCTCGCCGCGACGTTCCTGCTGGTCAGCACGACGTTCCACCCCGCGATCCTGCTGATCTTCCCCGGCTGGGTGGTGCTGCTGAGCGTCGTGCTGCTGCTCGAGGCCCGCCGCCGCCCGACCGCGCCGGACCCCCTGCCCCGTCCCCACACCGTCCCCACACCGCTTGCCCCGGAGGTCCACCATGACCACGACGATCGAGCTTGACCAGATCCCCGGCCCGCACGGGCTGCCGCTGGTCGGCAACGCCTTCGACATCGACGCCCACAACCCGATCGAGGGCTTCATCGCCATGGCCGGGGAGTACGGCCCGATCTTCAAGGTGACGGTCCCCGGCAGCACCCGGCTCATGGTGTCCGGCCCCGAGCTGGTCGAGGAGATCTGCGACGACAGCCGCTTCGACAAGATCGTTGGCGGAGGCCTGGCCAACCTGCGCAACGGCGTCGTCGGGGCGGGGCTGTTCACCGCGGACACCGACGACCCGCTGTGGCACCGGGCCCACAACATCCTCATGGCGCCGTTCAGCGTCCAGGCGATGCGCGACTACATGCCGCGGATGCTCGACATCGCGGACCAGCTCATGGAGAAGTGGGCGCGGCTGAACCCGGGGGAGGAGGTCGACGTCCCGGCGGACATGACCCGGCTGACCCTCGACACCATCGCACTGTGCGGCTTCGGCTTCCGGTTCAACTCCTTCTACCGCGACACGCCGCACCCGTTCGTCCAGGCCATGGTGCGGGTGCTCGGCGAGTCCCAGGCCCGGATGCGCCAGCTGCCCCTCCAGGCCCGGCTGCGGGTGCGCGCCCAGCGCCAGCTCGAGGAGGACCAGGCGTTCATGGCCGACCTGGTCGGGCGGCTCATCGCCGAGCGCCGGGCCGAGGGCGAGGCGGCGGACACCACCGACCTGCTCGGCCGGATGATCACCGGGGTGGACAAGCAGAGCGGCGAGGGCCTGCCCGACGACAACATCCGGGCGCAGTGCATCACCTTCCTCGTCGCCGGCCACGAGACGACCTCGGGGCTGCTGTCGTTCGCGATCTACTACCTGCTCAAGAACCCGGAGGTCCTCGCGCGGGCACGCGCCGAGGTGGACGAGGTGTTCGGGGACACCGCCGCGCCCACGTTCGAGCAGGTGCACCGCCTGACCTACGTGCGCCAGGTGCTCGACGAGTCGCTGCGCCTGTGGCCGACCGCGCCGGGGTTCACGCGGGCGCCGTTCCAGGACACCGTGATCGGTGGCCGCTACGCCATCCCGGCGCACACCCCCCTGACGGTGCTCACCCCCGCCCTGCACCGGTCCACGTCCGTGTGGGGGCCGGACGCCGGGGAGTTCAACCCCGAGCACATGGCGCCCGAGCGACTGGCGGCGGTGTCCCCGGCGGTCTACAAGCCCTTCGGCACCGGGATGCGAGCCTGCATCGGCCGGCAGTTCGCCCTGCAGGAGGCCGCGTTGGTGCTGGGCATGGTCCTGCAGCGGTTCGACCTGATCGACCACCTCGACTACCAGCTGCGGACCAGGACGACGCTCACGGTGAAGCCGGACGAGTTCCACATCCAGGTGGTCCCGCGGCCGGACGTCCACCTCGCGCGCGCCACCGCCGAGCCGGGGGTTGCGGCGGGCACCCCGGCCCCGTCGGCGGCGCCGGCGCCGATGGTGGCGCGCCACGGCACGCCGCTGGCCGTGCTGTTCGGCTCCAACCTCGGCACGGCGGAGTCGCTGGCGACCCGGCTGGCGCAGGAGGGCACCGAACGCGGCTTCGACGTGACCGTCGGCTCACTCGACGACCACGTGTCGGACCTGCCGGCGGACGGCGCGACGGTGGTCGTGACCTCCTCCTACAACGGCACGCCCCCGGACAACGCCGCCGCCTTCTGCCGGTGGCTCGGCGGCGCGGACACCGACGCGGCCAAGGGCGTGGCGTTCACCGTGTTCGGCTGCGGCAACACCGAGTGGGCGGACACCTACCAGGCCGTGCCCAAGCTCGTCGACGAGCAGCTCGAGCAGCACGGCGGGCGACGCGTGCACCCGCGGGGCGAGGGCAACGCGGCCGGCGACTTCGACGCGGCATACCGCGCCTGGCACGCCAGCCTCTGGGCCGACATCGCCGGGGCGCTGGAGCTGCCCGCGGAGGTCGCGAAGGAGGCCCCGACCGGGCCGCGGCTGTCGGTGACCCTGACCAACCGGCAGGTGACCAACCCGGTGGTCGTCTCCTACCAGGCGCACCCGGCGCTGGTGCGCGAGAACCGGGAGCTGCTGCCCACCGTGGCGTCCGCCGGGCCGCCCGACCGCTCGGTCCGGCACCTCGAGGTCGCGATCCCGGCGGGGATGACCTACCGCACCGGCGACCACCTGGGTGTGCTGCCGCGCAACAGCTTCCAGGCGATCCGGCGGGTCATCGACCGGTTCGGGCTCGATGCCGGGCAGTACCTGACGATCATCCCCAACGGCGGCAGCTTCACCCACCTGCCCATCGACGAGCCGGCGCCGCTGCTGGGCGTGCTGGCCAGCTGTGTGGAGCTGCAGGACGTGGCCAGCCGGGCCGACCTGGAGGTGCTGGCCCGCTACACCGAGGACCCGGAGCAGCAGGCTGCGCTCCAGGCCATGACCCAGGACACCGAGGAGGGCCAGGCGCTCTACCGCGACCAGGTCCATGCGCGGAACCGGTCCGTCCTGGACCTGCTGGACGACTTCCCGGCCTGCCGGCTGCCGTTCGAGGTCTACCTCGAGCTGCTGCCCCCGCTGCGGCCCCGGTTCTACTCGATCTCCTCCTCGCCGCTGGTCAGCGCGGACACGGCCAGCATCACCGTCGGGCTGCTGCGCGGGCCGGCGCGATCCGGCGCCGGGGTCTACAACGGGGTCTGCTCCGGTCACCTGGCCCAGCTGCCGGTCAACGGCACCGTGTTCGTGTTCGTCCGCCAGCCGGCGATCCCGTTCCGCCCGCCGGAGAACCCCCACACGCCGATGATCATGGTCGGTGCCGGGACGGGCCTGGCGCCGTTCCGCGGGTTCCTGCAGGACCGGGCGGCCCAGCGTGAGCAGGGTGTGCCGACCGGGGACTCGCTGCTGTTCTTCGGGTGCCGCAACGCCGACCTCGACCTGCTCTACGCCGAGGAGCTGGCGGCCTGGGAGGAGCAGGGCGTGGCCCGGGTCGAGCGGTGCTACTCCGACGCCCCGGGGTCGCCACGCCGGTATGTGCAGCAAGGCATGCTCGACTGCGCCGACGAGGTCTGGGACCTGCTCCAGCGCGACGCGGTGGTGCTCGTGTGCGGCAACGCCGCGACCATCGCCCCCGGCGTCCGGGCGTCCCTGGTCAGGGTCTTCCGGGACCACACCGGCGCCGGCGAGGCCGACGGCGCCGCCTGGCTGGCGGGTCTGCGGTCCTCCGAGCGCCTGGTGGAGGACATCTGGGGTTGAGCGTCAGGGGCGGGCCGCCCGGGTGGTGAGGACCACGTCGTCGGTGGAGACGTGCACGTGCCGCTGGGTGTCCGTGACCGACCCGACGGCGTCGGCGATCTGCTCGAGGAGCAGGTTGACCCCGGCTTCCGTCGGCCTGGCCTGCGGCCACAGCGGCTGGGCGGCCGCCTCGCGCGCCCACACGGCCCCGGCGAGGGC is a genomic window containing:
- a CDS encoding bifunctional cytochrome P450/NADPH--P450 reductase, with product MTTTIELDQIPGPHGLPLVGNAFDIDAHNPIEGFIAMAGEYGPIFKVTVPGSTRLMVSGPELVEEICDDSRFDKIVGGGLANLRNGVVGAGLFTADTDDPLWHRAHNILMAPFSVQAMRDYMPRMLDIADQLMEKWARLNPGEEVDVPADMTRLTLDTIALCGFGFRFNSFYRDTPHPFVQAMVRVLGESQARMRQLPLQARLRVRAQRQLEEDQAFMADLVGRLIAERRAEGEAADTTDLLGRMITGVDKQSGEGLPDDNIRAQCITFLVAGHETTSGLLSFAIYYLLKNPEVLARARAEVDEVFGDTAAPTFEQVHRLTYVRQVLDESLRLWPTAPGFTRAPFQDTVIGGRYAIPAHTPLTVLTPALHRSTSVWGPDAGEFNPEHMAPERLAAVSPAVYKPFGTGMRACIGRQFALQEAALVLGMVLQRFDLIDHLDYQLRTRTTLTVKPDEFHIQVVPRPDVHLARATAEPGVAAGTPAPSAAPAPMVARHGTPLAVLFGSNLGTAESLATRLAQEGTERGFDVTVGSLDDHVSDLPADGATVVVTSSYNGTPPDNAAAFCRWLGGADTDAAKGVAFTVFGCGNTEWADTYQAVPKLVDEQLEQHGGRRVHPRGEGNAAGDFDAAYRAWHASLWADIAGALELPAEVAKEAPTGPRLSVTLTNRQVTNPVVVSYQAHPALVRENRELLPTVASAGPPDRSVRHLEVAIPAGMTYRTGDHLGVLPRNSFQAIRRVIDRFGLDAGQYLTIIPNGGSFTHLPIDEPAPLLGVLASCVELQDVASRADLEVLARYTEDPEQQAALQAMTQDTEEGQALYRDQVHARNRSVLDLLDDFPACRLPFEVYLELLPPLRPRFYSISSSPLVSADTASITVGLLRGPARSGAGVYNGVCSGHLAQLPVNGTVFVFVRQPAIPFRPPENPHTPMIMVGAGTGLAPFRGFLQDRAAQREQGVPTGDSLLFFGCRNADLDLLYAEELAAWEEQGVARVERCYSDAPGSPRRYVQQGMLDCADEVWDLLQRDAVVLVCGNAATIAPGVRASLVRVFRDHTGAGEADGAAWLAGLRSSERLVEDIWG